AAGCGGGCCATGACCGTGGACTGCGACGTTCACCAGGGCAATGGGACGGCAGTCATCTTCGCGCCGCAGGATTCGCAGGCGCAGCCGCTGCCCGCGTGGTCGCGGGCCACCATGAGCCGCATCGGGCCCACCTCCGACATGGAGTCCTTCGAGGGCGATGTGTTCACCATCTCGCTGCACCAGGAGAACAACTACCCGGCGTGGAAGCCGCCCTCGACCATCGACGTGAACCTGCCGGACGGCACCACCGACGACGAGTACCTCTCCTGGCTGGAGAATGCGCTCAGCGCCGGGCTGCGGCAATTCGATCCCGAACTGCTCTGCTACGTGGCGGGCGCCGACCCCTACAAGGAAGACCAGTTGGGCGGATTAATGCTGACCATCGAAGGCCTGAAACAGCGCGACCTGCTGGTGTTCAAGGCGGCCAAGGCGCGCGGCATCCCGGTGATGGTCACCTTTGCGGGCGGGTATGCGCAGAACGTGCTCGACACGATCACCATCCACTGCAACACCGTACTGGCGGCCCAGGGGGTCTTCGCGCCCGTGGCCAGCAAGCGGTGATGTCCGCCCTTGCCTGGAGCCGTGCGCAGGACTACAGTTTCCGCGAAATCACCCGGAGGTCCGTATGGCTGCTATTGCCATGAAAGCGCCGAAATTGAAGCCGTACCGCGTGTTGGCGCCGCGCGTCACCGAGATCCACCTGGAAGATGAGTTGAACCGCGCCTGGGAAGAAGGCTACCAACTGCAATTCGTGGTGCCGAGCGCCGGTGCGCACGACCGCAACGTGTTCCTGATCATGGTGCCGAAGAAGAAGAAATAACATCCTCCACGGAGGCAACAGAAGCTGAATCGAAGATCGAAGAAGTCAGATCGCAGATGGAAGAAGTGACTTCTGCATTCTTCGTTCTTCGCTCTTTGTTCTGCCTTCCTCCGTATCTCCGCGTCTCCGTGGTAGGGTTTCTTCCATGAAGATCCGACTCATCCGTCACGCCACGCTGAAGCTGGAGTATGCCGGGCACAGGCTGCTGGTCGATCCCATGTTGAGCCGGGCCGGGGCCATGACAGCGATCGACAACTCGCCGAACCCGCGGCCCAACCCGCTGGTGGAGCTGCCCGAGCCGGTCGAGGACGTGCTGCGCGGGGTGGAGGCGGTGCTGGTGACGCACACCCATCGCGATCACTGGGACGCAGCGGCGGCCGAGATCATCCCCAAGAACATGCCACTGCTGGGGCAACCGGAAGATGAGCCGAAATTCCGCGCCGCCGGGTTCACGAACGTGACGCCGATCGTCAAGACAGCCGCAGGCGGCTATCCCACACATACTTGGGGCGGAATCACCATCCACCGCACCGGCGGGCGGCATGGCACCGGAGAGATTGGGAAGAAGATGGCGCCGGTGTCAGGATTCGTGCTGCGCGCGTCGGGTGAGCCGACGCTCTATATCGCCGGCGACACCATCTGGTGCGAGGAGGTCGCCGGGCCTCTGCACGAGTTCCATCCGGCGACGACCGTGGTCAATGCGGGCGGGGCGCGGTTCCTGCAAGGCGATCCCATCACCATGACGCCGGAAGACGTGATCCGGGTGTGCCAGGCGGCGCCCAAGACTCAGGTGGTCGCGGTGCACATGGACGCCATCAACCACTGCATCGTCACGCGCGAGGACCTGGCGTTCCAGCTCGAAGCGGAACGACTGCGCGAGCGCGTAGCGCTCCCGGCGGACGGTGAGTGGGTGGACGTCGGCATCTCGGAAGCGCCAAGAAAGAGCTGAACCGCAGAGAGCGCCGAGATCGCAGAGAATCTTCTGAATTCCGTTCCTCTGCGTACTGTGCGGTTAAATCTTCTGTGCAGCGCAGCTACAGAAAAGCCCACCCAAGCGGCTGATACAATAGAGGTTTCGAGCGGGCTTTCTGCTTATGTTTGAGAACCTTTCCGAAAAACTACAACGGGCATTCAAGAACCTCCGCGGCCAGGGCACGCTGAACGAGGAGAACATCGGCGAAGCGCTGCGCGAGCTCCGCCTGGCGCTGCTGGAAGCCGACGTCCACTTCAAGGTGGTCAAGGAGCTGATCGACCGCATCCGGGAGAAGGCGGTCGGCCAGGAAGTGATGACTGCGCTCTCGCCCGCCGAGCAGGTGGTGAAGATCGTCCGCGACGAGCTCATCAACGTCCTGGGCAAGGACACCGCCAAGCTGAAGTTCGCCTCGCAGCCGCCGACCGTGATCCTGATGGCCGGCCTCCAAGGCTCCGGCAAGACCACCACTTCGGGCAAGCTGGCGCATTGGCTCAAGGCCGGGGGGCACCGCCCGATGCTGGTGTCGGTGGACGTCTACCGCCCCGCCGCGCGCGAGCAGTTGAAGGTGGTGGCGGGCGCGATCAAGGGCAATCTTTACGAGGGCCAGGTCACGGAAGCGAACACGGCGACGGTGGAGCGACTGGCGAAAGAGGCGCGGCGCGAGGCCATCAACACCGGCTGCGATGTGCTGATCGTGGACACCGCCGGCCGCCTGCACATCGACGAGCAGCTCATGGAGGAGATGCAGTCGCTCAAGAAGCTGCTCAACCCGCAGGAGATCCTGTTTGTCGCAGACTCCATGACCGGCCAGGACGCGGTCAAGTCCGCCGACGAGTTCCACAAAAAGCTCACGCTCACCGGCGTGGTGCTGACCAAGATGGACGGCGACGCGCGCGGTGGCGCAGCGCTCTCCATCCGTAACGTCACCGGCCAGCCCATCAAGTTCATCGGCGTGGGCGAGAAGTACGACGCGCTCGAGCCCTTCCACCCCGACCGCATCGTGGGCCGCATCCTGGGCATGGGCGACATCCTCTCGCTGATCGAGAAGGCCGAGCAGCAGGTGGACAAGAAGAAGTCGGCGGAGTTCGCGGCCAAGGCGCTCTCCGGCGACGGCTTCTCGCTCGAAGACTTCCGCGACCAGCTCCGGCAGGTGAAGAAGATGGGCTCGCTGCAGAGCATCATGGGCATGCTGCCGCGCATCGGGCCGTTCGCGCAGCTCCAGGCGCATTCCGACAAGGTGGACGAGAAGCAACTGGTGCGCGTGGAGGCCATCATCAATTCCATGACCTCCTACGAGCGCGAGCACCACGAGGCCATCAACGGCTCGCGCCGCAAGCGCATCGCGCGCGGCTCCGGCACCAGCGTGCAGGAGGTCAACCAGCTCCTCCGCCAGTACGCCCAGATGCGCAAAATGTTCAAGAGCATGTCGAAATCCAGCTTCATGAACAAGCGCCTGGCGGGAATGAAGCTGCCGGGAATGTGACGGCGCTTGGCGGGCGTGAGCGACCGGAGCGCGTTGCGCGACGGGAGCGGGAGCCCGCCGCCGTCATCCTGAGCGGCCCTGCCGCGAAGGATCTCGCGTGCGAGTCAGACCCTTCATCTTCGTGGCGGTTGGTATCGCGTGGTTTGCGGGCGTACTTTGGCTTGTCATCGGGAACGTCATCCTCCGAGAGACACGCATTGGCCCACTGGCTCAATGGCTAGACCGAATCCCGGAACCGCTCTCAAACGTGATTTTTTCTGTACTCTGGACTGCTTTACTACTCGGCTGGTTGGTGCCGATTGTGATTGGTTTCAGGTCTCTGAAGCGCTAGGTCAGCCTAGCCTTCCCGGTTGTCAAAACCCCGCCAGATACGCGATAATACTGGATTGTCCGCACATCAGCGGAAAGATAAGAAAGGACAACTGTTTACGTGTTAATGATCCGTCTGGCGCGCATAGGTGCGCCCAAGAAACCGTACTACCGCATCGTGGTGATCGAGAAAGAGCGCGCCCGTAACGGCCGCCCGGTGGAGGTCGTGGGAACCTACAATCCCCGCACCAGCCCAGCCTCCGTGGATTTGAAGCGCGACCGCATCGATTATTGGAAGTCGAAGGGCGCGCAGGTATCCGAGACCGTTGGCAAGCTCCTGGCCAGGAACGCGCCGGCAGGAACCGCGGCTTAATACTGCCTGTTCTTAGGGTTGCAGGAATTCAGGCCCCACACCACTCAGGAGCTCGATGATGACGACGGAGCCGGGTGGGGACATGCGCGCGTTGGTCGAGCAGATCGCGAAGGCGCTGGTCGACGAACCCGAAAAAGTCTCCGTACAGGCGGTTGACGGTGAGCAGATCACGGTGCTCGAGTTGCGGGTTTCGCCCGCAGACCTGGGCAAGGTGATCGGCAAGCAGGGGCGCACGGCGCGGTCCATCCGCACCATCCTGGGCGCCGCCGGCATGAAGCTAAAAAAGCGCTACACGCTGGAGATTCTGGAATAACGGACGCGTTCATCACCATCGCCCGCGTGACCCGTACCCAGGGACGTCGCGGCGAGGTCGCCGCCGAGATCCACACCGATTTCCCGGAGCGCTTCCGCGAGCGGAAACGATTGTTCGCGCTCGCCGCCGACGGGTCGCGCCGACAGCTCGAGCTGGAAACGAGCTGGGAGCACAAGGGCGGCATCGTGCTGAAGTTCCGCGGCGTGGATTCGATTTCGGACGCCGAGGGGTTGATCGGCTGCGAGATCCAGATCCCGCAGGAAGAGCGGGCGCCGCTGAAGCCGGGCGCGGCGTACATCGCCGACCTGGTGGGATGCGCGGTGATCGCGGACGGCAAAGAGATCGGGCGCATCGAGGACGTGCAGCCGGGCGCGGGAGAGGCGCCGCTGCTGGTGGTGAAGAAAGAAGACAAGGAATACCTGGTCCCCTTCGCCGCCGAGTTCGTGAAGTCGCTTGATATCGAGCGCAAGCGCCTGGAGATGGCGCTGCCCGAAGGGCTTTTGGAATTGGACGCGCCGCTGAGCGAGGAAGAAAAACGCCGGCAGCGCGGCGAGTAGGTTGGCAGGCACGGGAATGAAGTGCCGCCGTTTAGCGGGCGTCTGAGCCCGCTGGCGGCATCCCGAGCGAAGCGAGGGATCTCGAGCGGCGGGATCGTTCGGATGAAATTCGAAATTTTCACGATTTTTCCGGACTTTTTCCGCGGGCCGCTGGAACACGGCATCGTGCGCCGGGCGCGCGAAGCCGGGCTCATTGACATCGGAGTGCACGACCTGCGGGGGTTCACGCGCGACAAGCATCGCACCGTGGACGACCGGCCGTTCGGCGGCGGCGAGGGCATGGTCTTCAAGCCCGAGCCTATCTTCGAATGCGCCGAGTCGCTGAAGATCGCGCCGCGCGGGCACCGCCGGGAGAACAAGGAGTCGGTGATCCTGCTCTCGGCCGGCGGACAGATCTTCCGCCAAAGCGTGGCCGAGGAGCTGGCGGGGCTGGAGCGCATCGTGCTCATCTGCGGCCGTTACGAGGGCGTGGACGAGCGCGTGGCTGAGCACCTGGCCGACCGCGAGCTGTCGATCGGCGATTTCGTGCTGAGCGGCGGCGAGCTGGGCGCGGCCATCGTGCTGGACGCGGTGACGCGGCTCATCCCCGGCGCGCTGGGAAATGAGGCGTCGGCACAGCAGGAATCGTTCACGTGTGGGACAGCCGCCTCGGCTGTCAGGGGCGATGGTCCAATAGCGACCTGCGCTTCCGGCGGGCTGCTGGATTACCCGCACTACACGCGTCCGGCGGAATACCGCGGGATGCCGGTGCCCGAGGTCCTGGTGAACGGGAACCACGAGCAGATCCGGCGCTGGCGGCGGCGCAAGGCGCTGGAAAAGACACTCCGCAATCGCCCCGACCTGCTGGAGCAGGTCGCGTTGAGCGAGGAAGACAAAAGTTTGATCGCTTCCATACGAAGCGGTAAGGATTAGAATCCTGCGGGCCCAGGCGCTCCGCATCTGGAAGGAAAAAGGCTATGAGCACAGTAATGGAAAAGTTGACCGCCAAGCTGCAGCGCACGGACCTCCCGGCCATGAAGCCGGGCGACACGGTGCGCGTGCACGTGAAGATCAAGGAAGGCGACAAGGAGCGCTTGCAGGCCTTCGAGGGCACGGTTATCGCCAGCCGCAACGGCCCCCAGGGCAGCTTCACGGTGCGCAAGATGAGCTTCGGCCACGGCGTGGAGCGCATCTTCCCCCGAAATTCGAAAGTCATCGACAAGGTGGAAGTGGTGCGTTCCGGCAAGGTCCGCCGCGCCAAGCTCTTCTACCTGCGCGAGCTGCGCGGCAAGGCCGCACGCCTGCGCGAAGCGGAGTAAGGGTGGAGCAGGCCTTCAGGCCTGCGGAAGATATTGGCAGGATCATCGGCTTTAGCCGCTGCGGCGCATTGAGTTATGTACCTCAGCGGCTAAAGCCGTCTTCATTGGCGGACTGGACTGCAGGGCTAAAGCCCTGCGCCACCCTTCTTACTTCTGCATTCTTCGTTCTAACTTCTTCGTTCTGCCGTGTGTCTTCGTGCTAGGTTTTCCGGTTAGAATCGTCGCAATCCTCCCGTGCCCGCAAAAGCGAAACCGGCGAAAGAGCTCTCCCCTGCCGCGGCAAAAATGCGCCTGCTCAAGCGGCTGAAGTGCACGACGAAATACGAGAAGCAGCTTTGGGCGCAGGGTCTGCGGCTGGTGGCGGGGGTGGACGAAGTGGGGCGCGGGTCTCTGTTCGGGCCGGTGGTGGCGGCGGCGGTGATCCTGGATCCCGCGTACCGCATCCGCGGGCTGCGCGACTCCAAGCTGCTGCCGGAGAAAGATCGCGACCGGCTGGCGGAGAAGGTCCGCGAGCACGCGCTGGCCATCGCCTTCGCCGCGGTGGACGCGGCGCGCATCGACCAGATCAACATCTATCACGCCTCACGGCTGGCCATGCTGGAAGCGGTGGCGCAACTGAGTCCCCGCCCCGAGCACCTGCTGATCGACGCGTTGCGCATCGAGTTCGACTGCCCGCAGACGCCCATCATCCACGGCGACGCGCTCTCCGCCTCGATCGCCGCCGCCTCCGTCATCGCCAAGGTGGAGCGCGACCGAATGGTGCGGGAATGGGACGCGGTGTTCCCCATCTACGGCCTGCGCACCAACAAGGGGTACTCCACGCCCCAGCACATCCGGGTGCTGCGCGAGCACGGGCCGTCGCCGCTGCATCGGCTGTCATTCGCACCGGTTTGGCAGACCTCGCAGGCGGTGCTGGAGTTCATGCTGGAGGAGTCTGTGCCCCCGGCGCCGGAGGCGGCTTCGATCTCGTCCGACGACTGACGACTCGCTTCTCCCCGTGTTACACATGAAGAATCTCCATCCCCGGAGGACGACCGAAACATGCTTCACCTGCTCTGTGTGACCGCCCATCCCGACGACGAAGCCGGCGGGTTCGGCGGATCGCTGCTGCACTATGCCTCGCGCGGGGTACAGACCCACTTGCTTTGCCTGACCCCCGGGCAGGCGGCCACGCATAGGGGCAGCGCCCGCTCGGACCAGGATCTCGGGACGCTGCGGCGCCAGGAACTTGCTCGCGCCTGCCAGATCCTGAACATCCGGCAGCACGAGTGCATGGATTATCCGGATGCCGGACTCGACCGCGTGGACTTCAACGAAGTCGTCGGCCAGGTGGCGCGCCGCATCCGGCAGATCCAGCCCCACGTGATCGTCACCATAGGTCCGGAGGGGGCCATCACCGCCCATCCCGACCACTCGATGGTTTCTCTGTTCACGACACTGGCCTACCACTGGGCGGGGCGCTCGAACCGTTACCCCGAGCAGCTCAATGGAGGGCTGGAGCCGCACCGGACCCAGAAGCTGTACTACGCGACCGCGCTGTTCACGCTCCCGGACCGTCAACCAGTGTCGCTCTCGCCGGTCACGGCCGTGATCGAGGTCGGCAAAGACCTGCTGGAGAGGAAGATCGCCGCCTTCAAGGCGCACACATCGCAGTCACCGCTCTTCTCGATCTTCGAGAATGCGGTGCGGCAGCGCGGGACGCAGGAAACTTTCCACCTGGCGGCGTCCACCCGGCCGCGCCATGTGGAACCCGAAACCGACCTGTTCGCGGGCGTGGAAGAAAAAGAGAATTAACCGCAGAGAACGCAGAGGATGCGGGGGAGGAATGGGGATAGGAAATTCTCAGCCTGCTTGGCGACGTCGCTCGTGAACCGGCTTATTTCTTTCCGCCGCCGAGCTGCTCCTTGGCAGTGGCCAGCAGCTTGTCGAAGGCTTCCTGCTTGGTCATCTGCTTGCCGCCCTTGTTCTTGCGGTAGTTGTGCTCGTAGCTACAGGTGCGGCAGCGGACCTTCTTGACCTCCTCGCCGACCATGGACACGATGGCGTGGTCGGTGGAGAGCTTGCAGCGGGAACAGTAATCGTCGATGTAGTCGCCGAGGCGCATGACTGGCCTCCTTCAGCAAGGGTCAGGGCTCCCAGGGATGGGAATTTTGGGGGACGTGCAGCCGGAGTGTAGCACAGGTCGGATGATATGATTTCCGCGTGTCTGGCAGGAAAACGCGCGGGAAGTTCATCACCATCGAGGGGCTCGACGGTTGCGGGAAGAGCACGCAACTGGAGAAGCTGGCGGCCGTCCTGCGCGCCGAAGGAGTCGAGGTGGTGGTGACGCGCGAGCCCGGCGGCACGCCCGCAGGCGAGAAGATCCGCGCCGTACTGCTCGATTCCCACACCGGCGACCTCTCGCCGTGGGCCGAGCTGGCCATGATGTTCGCCTCGCGGGCGCAGCATATCCACGAGGTCATCCTCCCTGCCTTGAACGCCGGCAAGTTCGTCCTGTGCGACCGCTTCACCGACTCCAGCGAGGCCTACCAGGGCGGCGGTCGCAAATTGGGCAGCGAGCCCGTCCTGCGACTCCATGAAATCCTTTGCCAGGGGCTGCAACCGGACATGACCATCCTGATGGTCTCCGACGTCGCCAAGAGCGTAGCCCGCGCGCGCAAGCGCAATCTGGCGAAAGATCCGAACTCCATCGCCGACGAGAACCGCTTCGAGCAGGAGAACCGGGCGTTCTTCCAGCGCGTGCTCGACAAGTATCTCGAGATCGCCAAGCGCGAGCCCGACCGCGTCTTCGCCGTGGACGCCAAGCCGCCCGCCGAGGTCGTGCACCCGCAGATCGTGGCCGAAGTGCGGCGGAGGCTGACGGGCAAGAAGGCGTCCGGATTCTAGTCATGGGCTTCCGCGATTTCCACGGCAACGAGCGGGTCGTCACGCAGCTTCGGCAAATGTTGCAGGGCGGGCGTCTGCCGCAGGGCATCATCCTCGCCGGGCCTGCGGGCGCGGGCAAGTACACGCTGGCGCAGATGATGGCCAAAGCGCTGAACTGCCTTCAGCCGCCGGCCGGCGACCTGCCCGACTTCTGCGGCAAGTGCTCGAACTGCACCCGCATCGCCGAGGCCGACGACCTCGACGCGCGCTTCGCTGAAGCGGTGGAAGCCCGCGAAGGCCTGCGCGATGCCGACAAGAAGGATACCCGCATCTTTCTCCAGACCCATCCGGACGTGCTGGTCATCCCGCCCGACCCCCCGCAGATGATGATCAAGGTTGGGCAGGTGCGGCACGTGGTCGGAAGCATCTACTACCGGCCCAGCGACGGCCGGGAGCGCGTGTACATCTTCACCGACTCGGTATTCATGAAAGAGGCGGCCAATTCCCTGCTCAAAGTGCTGGAGGAGCCGCCGGAGTTCGCCACGCTCTTTCTGCTGACCACCAACCCGGGCGAACTGCTGCCTACCATCCGCTCGCGCTGCATGACGCTGACCCTGGCCGCGCTTCCGGCGCGCGAGATCGAGCAGGACCTGGCCAAGCGCCGTCCGGAGTGGAACGCCAAGCAACGCGCACTGGTGGCGCGGCTGAGCGGCGGCGCCGTCGGCTGCGCTCGCACCTTCGACCTGGCTGCCTACATGAGCGCGCGCAAGGACGCGCTCACCCTGCTGGCCACCGCCATCGAGGCCAAGGAACACAGCGACCTGTTCCGCACCACCGAAACCTACCGCGCCGGTGCTGACGGCAAAGAAAAGACCGACGACCTGCTCCACGCGACATATCTGCTTCTGGAAGACCTGCTGTTCGTGAAATCGGGGACCAAGGACCTGGTGCGAAACACGGATATTGCCGCCGAACTGGAACGACTGTCGGGACCGGTGGACTTTGACTGGATCGCCGCGGCGGCCCAGCGCCTGGACGAGGTTCAGGCCGGCATGCGGCGCAACCTGCTGCGGTCGCTCTCGCTAGACGCCTTCGCCACATCGCTGGAGAGGACCTAGCCGAACGTTTACTCACTGGTAAATCGGTCCATCAACAAAGGTCTGACCACTACCCACTGTCCACTGCCCACTCATTGTCACTCCGTCCTCGCCTGTGATACCGTTAACCCAAGTTCAGCCCACAAAAGGTCGTCCTGGGGTCAATCCTGGAAAGTTTTGCCGCGCGAGGTGTTCGTGTCGCGTCCAGCAAGTTCGACCGCGCCGGAACCGCAAGCGAAGGAATTGTCCCAAGGGCGGACGGAGCACGGTATCGAGATGAAGGAAATAGAATCCACCGCGCCGCGTCGTGCTCCTGAGACGGACGATTTCGCGAATCGCAAACTGATCCGCCCCACGCTGACCCGTCCCGAGGGAAATGGCGGCCAGGTCTTGATGGAGCGCCGGGAGCGCCCCGCCAAGAAGACCCCGCCGGCCGAGCAGACCCACGCCGAGAACTTCTATTACCAGAAGCAGATGCAGTCCAAGACCCCGATGGTCATCGTGCTCAAAGATGGCGAACTGGTGCACGGCTACATCGAGTGGTACGACAAGACCTGCATCAAAGTCACGCGCAGCGGGCAGGCAAACCTGCTCATCTACAAGCCATCCATCAAATACATGTACAAGGAAGGCGAGAACGGCGGGCAGAACAACCGCTAGCCGTTGGTCGCTTGTCGTTAGCCGGCACGGCAGACGCCGTGCCATTTGCTTTTGCCCGCAAAGAAACAGGCGCGGCTTGTGCCCCGCCTTCTGAGCGACTTATATCTAGAGTTTCGGCAGCACGATGCCCTTCTGTGCCTGGTACTTGCCGTTGCGGTCTTTGTAGCTGACTTCGCACATCTCGTCGGACTGGAAGAAGACGATCTGGCACAGGCCCTCGTTGGCGTAGATCTTGGCCGGCAGGGGCGTGGTGTTGGAGATCTCCAGGGTCACGAAGCCCTCCCACTCCGGCTCGAAGGGAGTGACGTTCACGATGATGCCGCAGCGCGCGTAGGTGCTTTTGCCCACGCAGATGGTCAGGATGTCGCGCGGGATCTTGAAGTACTCGATGGAGCGCGCCAGGGCGAAGGAGTTGGGCGGGATGATGGCGCATTCTGAGCGAATGGTAACGAAGGAGCGCTCGTCGAAAGCCTTGGGATCCACGATGGTGCAGTTGACGTTGGTAAAGATCTTGAACTCGTCGGCCACCCGCAGGTCGTAGCCGTAGCTGGACACCCCGTAGCTGATCACACCCTGGCTCATCTGCTTCTCGGAGAAGGGGTTGATCATGTCGTGCTCCAGCGCCATCTTGCGGATCCAGCGGTCACTCTTAATGGACATTTCGCTCCTCGGGATTGCTAGGTTCTTGTCCGGCAGGGACTTATCGCCGTGCGACCCTGCGGCAGGCTGGAACGGTGTGCCCATCTTAATCGCAACCCCCGTCGTTGACAAATAGGGGCTAAAGTCCGTAGTATCCGTGCTTTACAGGTATTTCAACAGTGTGCGTCGGGCGGGCTCAGCGCGACGCCGGTCTGGAGCTGCTTGTGATCAAG
The window above is part of the Terriglobia bacterium genome. Proteins encoded here:
- a CDS encoding RNA chaperone Hfq, producing MERRERPAKKTPPAEQTHAENFYYQKQMQSKTPMVIVLKDGELVHGYIEWYDKTCIKVTRSGQANLLIYKPSIKYMYKEGENGGQNNR
- a CDS encoding DNA polymerase III subunit delta' → MGFRDFHGNERVVTQLRQMLQGGRLPQGIILAGPAGAGKYTLAQMMAKALNCLQPPAGDLPDFCGKCSNCTRIAEADDLDARFAEAVEAREGLRDADKKDTRIFLQTHPDVLVIPPDPPQMMIKVGQVRHVVGSIYYRPSDGRERVYIFTDSVFMKEAANSLLKVLEEPPEFATLFLLTTNPGELLPTIRSRCMTLTLAALPAREIEQDLAKRRPEWNAKQRALVARLSGGAVGCARTFDLAAYMSARKDALTLLATAIEAKEHSDLFRTTETYRAGADGKEKTDDLLHATYLLLEDLLFVKSGTKDLVRNTDIAAELERLSGPVDFDWIAAAAQRLDEVQAGMRRNLLRSLSLDAFATSLERT
- the dcd gene encoding dCTP deaminase, encoding MSIKSDRWIRKMALEHDMINPFSEKQMSQGVISYGVSSYGYDLRVADEFKIFTNVNCTIVDPKAFDERSFVTIRSECAIIPPNSFALARSIEYFKIPRDILTICVGKSTYARCGIIVNVTPFEPEWEGFVTLEISNTTPLPAKIYANEGLCQIVFFQSDEMCEVSYKDRNGKYQAQKGIVLPKL
- a CDS encoding KH domain-containing protein, whose translation is MRALVEQIAKALVDEPEKVSVQAVDGEQITVLELRVSPADLGKVIGKQGRTARSIRTILGAAGMKLKKRYTLEILE
- the trmD gene encoding tRNA (guanosine(37)-N1)-methyltransferase TrmD → MKFEIFTIFPDFFRGPLEHGIVRRAREAGLIDIGVHDLRGFTRDKHRTVDDRPFGGGEGMVFKPEPIFECAESLKIAPRGHRRENKESVILLSAGGQIFRQSVAEELAGLERIVLICGRYEGVDERVAEHLADRELSIGDFVLSGGELGAAIVLDAVTRLIPGALGNEASAQQESFTCGTAASAVRGDGPIATCASGGLLDYPHYTRPAEYRGMPVPEVLVNGNHEQIRRWRRRKALEKTLRNRPDLLEQVALSEEDKSLIASIRSGKD
- a CDS encoding PIG-L family deacetylase → MLHLLCVTAHPDDEAGGFGGSLLHYASRGVQTHLLCLTPGQAATHRGSARSDQDLGTLRRQELARACQILNIRQHECMDYPDAGLDRVDFNEVVGQVARRIRQIQPHVIVTIGPEGAITAHPDHSMVSLFTTLAYHWAGRSNRYPEQLNGGLEPHRTQKLYYATALFTLPDRQPVSLSPVTAVIEVGKDLLERKIAAFKAHTSQSPLFSIFENAVRQRGTQETFHLAASTRPRHVEPETDLFAGVEEKEN
- the ffh gene encoding signal recognition particle protein; the encoded protein is MFENLSEKLQRAFKNLRGQGTLNEENIGEALRELRLALLEADVHFKVVKELIDRIREKAVGQEVMTALSPAEQVVKIVRDELINVLGKDTAKLKFASQPPTVILMAGLQGSGKTTTSGKLAHWLKAGGHRPMLVSVDVYRPAAREQLKVVAGAIKGNLYEGQVTEANTATVERLAKEARREAINTGCDVLIVDTAGRLHIDEQLMEEMQSLKKLLNPQEILFVADSMTGQDAVKSADEFHKKLTLTGVVLTKMDGDARGGAALSIRNVTGQPIKFIGVGEKYDALEPFHPDRIVGRILGMGDILSLIEKAEQQVDKKKSAEFAAKALSGDGFSLEDFRDQLRQVKKMGSLQSIMGMLPRIGPFAQLQAHSDKVDEKQLVRVEAIINSMTSYEREHHEAINGSRRKRIARGSGTSVQEVNQLLRQYAQMRKMFKSMSKSSFMNKRLAGMKLPGM
- a CDS encoding ribonuclease HII, with product MRLLKRLKCTTKYEKQLWAQGLRLVAGVDEVGRGSLFGPVVAAAVILDPAYRIRGLRDSKLLPEKDRDRLAEKVREHALAIAFAAVDAARIDQINIYHASRLAMLEAVAQLSPRPEHLLIDALRIEFDCPQTPIIHGDALSASIAAASVIAKVERDRMVREWDAVFPIYGLRTNKGYSTPQHIRVLREHGPSPLHRLSFAPVWQTSQAVLEFMLEESVPPAPEAASISSDD
- the tmk gene encoding dTMP kinase, with protein sequence MSGRKTRGKFITIEGLDGCGKSTQLEKLAAVLRAEGVEVVVTREPGGTPAGEKIRAVLLDSHTGDLSPWAELAMMFASRAQHIHEVILPALNAGKFVLCDRFTDSSEAYQGGGRKLGSEPVLRLHEILCQGLQPDMTILMVSDVAKSVARARKRNLAKDPNSIADENRFEQENRAFFQRVLDKYLEIAKREPDRVFAVDAKPPAEVVHPQIVAEVRRRLTGKKASGF
- the rpsP gene encoding 30S ribosomal protein S16 codes for the protein MIRLARIGAPKKPYYRIVVIEKERARNGRPVEVVGTYNPRTSPASVDLKRDRIDYWKSKGAQVSETVGKLLARNAPAGTAA
- the rimM gene encoding ribosome maturation factor RimM (Essential for efficient processing of 16S rRNA); this encodes MTRTQGRRGEVAAEIHTDFPERFRERKRLFALAADGSRRQLELETSWEHKGGIVLKFRGVDSISDAEGLIGCEIQIPQEERAPLKPGAAYIADLVGCAVIADGKEIGRIEDVQPGAGEAPLLVVKKEDKEYLVPFAAEFVKSLDIERKRLEMALPEGLLELDAPLSEEEKRRQRGE
- the rplS gene encoding 50S ribosomal protein L19, which gives rise to MSTVMEKLTAKLQRTDLPAMKPGDTVRVHVKIKEGDKERLQAFEGTVIASRNGPQGSFTVRKMSFGHGVERIFPRNSKVIDKVEVVRSGKVRRAKLFYLRELRGKAARLREAE
- a CDS encoding MBL fold metallo-hydrolase encodes the protein MKIRLIRHATLKLEYAGHRLLVDPMLSRAGAMTAIDNSPNPRPNPLVELPEPVEDVLRGVEAVLVTHTHRDHWDAAAAEIIPKNMPLLGQPEDEPKFRAAGFTNVTPIVKTAAGGYPTHTWGGITIHRTGGRHGTGEIGKKMAPVSGFVLRASGEPTLYIAGDTIWCEEVAGPLHEFHPATTVVNAGGARFLQGDPITMTPEDVIRVCQAAPKTQVVAVHMDAINHCIVTREDLAFQLEAERLRERVALPADGEWVDVGISEAPRKS
- a CDS encoding histone deacetylase; translation: MLPFKLIYSDGYYLPIGEHVFPAHKFRLIHNQLLQEGIAGAEDFLEPEPASDDDVRLAHTSDYVGKLKNGTLSPREELQMEVPYSLALVQSFWLAAGGTISAAEHALRDRVAFQIGGGFHHAFPDHGEGFCMINDIAIAIRRMQKDRKIKRAMTVDCDVHQGNGTAVIFAPQDSQAQPLPAWSRATMSRIGPTSDMESFEGDVFTISLHQENNYPAWKPPSTIDVNLPDGTTDDEYLSWLENALSAGLRQFDPELLCYVAGADPYKEDQLGGLMLTIEGLKQRDLLVFKAAKARGIPVMVTFAGGYAQNVLDTITIHCNTVLAAQGVFAPVASKR